The candidate division KSB1 bacterium genome includes a window with the following:
- a CDS encoding sigma-70 family RNA polymerase sigma factor — protein sequence MTLDEREKERERIRDAIAGDPKAFEWVIERYRSGLYHLVLRMVRNAQDAEDIVQETFIKAYNALPSFSEEYAFSTWLYKIAINHCIDYLRKRKLPTLSLDRPIEAKNGDVKRELPDRGLTPESTLLRREQHRLIREAIEKLPEHYRVVIVLRHQEEKSYEEIARILGVPLGTVKARIFRARELLKKMLKPVLFP from the coding sequence ATGACGTTGGACGAAAGGGAAAAAGAGCGCGAACGAATTCGCGACGCCATTGCCGGCGATCCCAAAGCGTTCGAGTGGGTCATCGAACGCTACCGCTCCGGACTGTACCACCTGGTCCTCCGCATGGTGCGCAACGCCCAGGATGCAGAGGACATCGTCCAAGAGACCTTCATCAAGGCCTACAACGCCCTGCCGAGCTTTAGCGAGGAGTACGCCTTCTCGACCTGGCTTTACAAGATCGCCATTAACCATTGCATTGACTACTTGCGGAAAAGAAAACTTCCTACGCTTTCCCTGGACAGACCGATCGAAGCAAAGAACGGGGATGTGAAGCGGGAGCTTCCAGATCGCGGGCTCACCCCTGAGTCCACCCTCTTACGCCGCGAGCAGCACCGCCTGATCCGGGAGGCGATCGAAAAACTGCCGGAGCACTACCGCGTCGTCATTGTGCTGCGCCATCAGGAAGAAAAGTCCTACGAAGAGATCGCCCGGATCCTTGGGGTCCCCCTTGGGACCGTCAAGGCGCGCATCTTCCGGGCCCGCGAACTCCTGAAGAAGATGCTGAAGCCCGTGCTCTTCCCCTGA
- a CDS encoding glycosyltransferase family 2 protein — protein MQANESLDRFTPPHSPRLISVIVPAYNEEATVAQLLREVLDAPVGRNYLEVIVVDDGSTDATWERIQEVKDPRLLCLRHERNLGKGAAVRTALQRVRGEIVLIQDADLEYSPRDYPRLLEPILQGKADAVYGSRFVGSEPHRVLYFWHYVGNKLVTLLCNAFTNLNLTDVETCFKAFRTDVLRRIPLRENGFGFEIEVTAKLARLGCRIYEVGISYWGRAYAEGKKVRWFHGAQAVFLILKYGLEGCFGRLRRRRASRA, from the coding sequence GTGCAAGCGAACGAGTCTCTGGATAGGTTCACTCCCCCTCACTCTCCTCGGCTCATCTCGGTGATCGTACCGGCCTACAACGAGGAGGCCACGGTAGCGCAGCTTCTGCGCGAGGTTCTCGATGCCCCGGTGGGGCGCAATTACCTGGAGGTCATCGTCGTCGATGATGGATCCACCGACGCCACCTGGGAGCGCATCCAGGAGGTTAAGGATCCCCGGCTCCTCTGTCTGCGACACGAGCGGAACCTCGGCAAAGGAGCCGCGGTGCGCACTGCGCTCCAGCGGGTCCGGGGAGAGATCGTGCTGATTCAGGATGCCGACCTGGAGTACAGCCCTCGCGACTACCCGCGCCTTCTGGAGCCGATCCTTCAGGGGAAAGCAGACGCAGTCTACGGGTCTCGCTTCGTGGGAAGCGAGCCCCATCGCGTACTGTATTTCTGGCACTACGTCGGAAACAAGCTGGTCACCCTTCTCTGCAACGCCTTCACCAACCTTAACCTCACCGATGTAGAAACCTGTTTCAAAGCGTTCCGCACCGATGTGCTCCGCCGGATTCCTCTTCGGGAGAACGGCTTCGGATTCGAGATCGAGGTCACGGCCAAGCTTGCACGGCTCGGCTGCCGCATCTACGAGGTGGGCATCTCCTACTGGGGAAGGGCCTACGCGGAGGGGAAGAAGGTTCGCTGGTTTCACGGCGCACAGGCTGTGTTTCTGATCCTGAAGTACGGACTCGAGGGCTGCTTTGGGCGGCTCCGGCGCCGGAGGGCGTCCAGAGCGTAG
- a CDS encoding YfcE family phosphodiesterase, which yields MGKIGLLSDTHGSLHPRVYDLFEGVELILHAGDVESSTVLSDLEVLAPVLAVRGNMDRSLTLLALPTFRLVHWAGRAIALVHNLEHLPEELARRSLQDEAIDVVVFGHTHVARSWWEGKRLYVNPGAAKAGSQRASVAVLWVDEHEVRAEHHALG from the coding sequence TTGGGTAAGATCGGATTACTCTCCGACACCCACGGGTCCCTGCACCCTCGGGTCTACGATTTGTTTGAGGGAGTAGAGCTGATTCTCCACGCAGGCGACGTCGAATCTTCAACTGTCTTATCCGACCTGGAGGTGCTCGCCCCGGTGCTGGCCGTGCGCGGGAACATGGACCGGTCGCTGACGCTGCTGGCGCTCCCCACCTTTCGCCTTGTCCATTGGGCAGGACGTGCCATTGCCCTGGTCCACAACTTGGAGCACCTGCCTGAGGAGCTGGCGCGAAGGAGCCTTCAGGACGAGGCGATCGACGTGGTGGTCTTCGGTCATACCCACGTTGCTCGAAGCTGGTGGGAAGGGAAGCGGCTGTACGTGAACCCGGGCGCCGCGAAGGCGGGATCCCAGCGAGCGAGCGTAGCGGTCCTATGGGTGGACGAACATGAGGTGCGCGCAGAGCATCACGCCTTAGGCTGA
- a CDS encoding sodium:solute symporter yields MQGETVGWPSVLPPLVAIALAISTRQVYLSLFVGVWLGWTILSGLNPLTGAARALDAIVQVFQDPANTKVILFSTLMGVVIVYTQYSGGMQGFVDAVVGRGWVRSRRQAGLLAWLIGMVIFVESSICVLVAGTVARPLFDRLRISREKLAYICDSTSAPKCILIPLNAWGAFVIGLLSEQGVASPVETFLRSMPYNFYALLAIGLVLFSVLLDWNVGPMRAAERRVREEGKLLWDGSEPLISTDVLTVEAKDKVAARARNMTVPLAALVTAMPVGLLVTGGGNLMRGSGSTAVLWAVLVSIAIAGLMYRAQRIMSLRELSDQFMRGAGGLMPLAALMVFAFALGSLCRQLGTGIYVAQVAERWLSPKLVPLVVFAASCFIAFATGTSWGTFAVMMPIAVPMASLLGVPLAPTVAAVLGGGVFGDHCSPISDTTIIASMASACDHIDHVRTQLPYALLAAGISAILYLVVGWMG; encoded by the coding sequence ATGCAGGGTGAAACGGTCGGCTGGCCTTCGGTGTTGCCCCCGTTGGTTGCCATTGCCCTCGCCATCTCGACCCGCCAGGTTTATCTATCGCTGTTCGTGGGCGTTTGGCTTGGGTGGACGATTCTCTCCGGGCTGAACCCCCTGACGGGCGCTGCCCGGGCCCTAGACGCGATTGTGCAGGTCTTTCAAGACCCGGCGAATACCAAGGTCATCCTTTTCAGCACGCTGATGGGGGTCGTAATCGTCTACACGCAATATTCCGGAGGAATGCAGGGCTTCGTGGATGCCGTGGTCGGTCGGGGCTGGGTCCGAAGCCGCCGGCAGGCCGGACTGCTCGCCTGGCTGATCGGGATGGTCATTTTCGTCGAATCGAGCATCTGTGTCCTTGTGGCTGGTACCGTGGCCCGTCCCCTGTTCGACCGCCTGCGGATCTCGCGGGAAAAGCTGGCCTACATCTGCGACTCCACCTCAGCTCCCAAGTGCATTTTGATCCCCCTGAACGCCTGGGGCGCCTTTGTGATTGGGCTCCTTTCCGAACAAGGTGTGGCTTCACCGGTCGAAACGTTTCTGCGTTCCATGCCTTACAATTTCTACGCGCTCCTGGCGATCGGCTTGGTTCTTTTCTCGGTTCTCTTGGATTGGAACGTGGGCCCCATGCGTGCGGCCGAGAGGCGGGTGCGGGAGGAGGGAAAGCTTCTCTGGGACGGGTCTGAGCCGCTCATCTCTACAGATGTGCTGACGGTGGAGGCCAAGGACAAGGTTGCTGCCCGGGCTCGCAACATGACTGTTCCCCTTGCGGCGCTGGTGACGGCCATGCCCGTGGGCCTCCTGGTTACCGGAGGTGGCAACCTGATGCGCGGTTCGGGTTCCACGGCCGTGCTGTGGGCGGTATTGGTCAGCATCGCCATTGCCGGCCTGATGTACCGGGCGCAGAGGATCATGAGCCTGCGGGAACTCAGCGACCAGTTCATGCGGGGTGCCGGAGGTTTGATGCCCCTGGCTGCTCTCATGGTATTCGCCTTCGCCCTGGGATCCCTGTGTCGGCAGCTGGGTACGGGTATCTACGTGGCTCAGGTGGCCGAGCGGTGGCTAAGCCCGAAGCTTGTTCCCCTGGTGGTATTCGCCGCCAGTTGCTTCATCGCCTTTGCGACCGGCACCTCCTGGGGCACGTTCGCCGTTATGATGCCCATTGCGGTCCCCATGGCCTCGCTGCTCGGTGTACCTCTGGCCCCCACGGTGGCCGCCGTTCTGGGGGGAGGGGTATTCGGCGACCATTGTTCTCCTATTTCCGACACAACGATCATCGCCTCTATGGCCTCCGCCTGCGATCACATCGACCATGTCCGGACGCAACTTCCGTACGCCTTGCTCGCAGCTGGGATAAGCGCGATTCTCTACCTCGTGGTGGGGTGGATGGGGTGA
- a CDS encoding class II aldolase/adducin family protein encodes MDFATEYRVRQEMVDVCAKIYQKGFVAANDGNVSVRLEDGRVLITPTGVSKGRISPEELVVVDLEGRVLAADGHAPSSELPMHLYVYRERLDVRAVVHAHPLFSTAFAVAGIPLDKNVLAEAVLALGPVPVVEYATPGTEELAQALGRYLHQADAFLLANHGVVTVGQNLLETFWKLERLEHFAQISFIARLLGGERLLSREEVEKLNRLRERLGVRRAVDTSPTA; translated from the coding sequence ATGGACTTCGCCACCGAGTACCGCGTTCGCCAGGAAATGGTCGATGTTTGCGCCAAGATTTACCAGAAGGGTTTTGTCGCCGCCAACGATGGCAATGTCAGTGTACGCCTCGAGGACGGCCGTGTTCTCATCACCCCCACAGGGGTCAGTAAAGGTCGGATCAGTCCTGAGGAGCTGGTCGTTGTGGATCTGGAGGGCCGGGTTCTGGCTGCCGACGGTCATGCCCCTTCATCCGAGCTTCCCATGCATCTTTACGTCTACCGGGAGAGGCTGGACGTGCGAGCCGTTGTGCACGCTCACCCGCTCTTCAGCACGGCCTTCGCGGTGGCGGGAATTCCCCTCGATAAGAACGTGCTGGCTGAGGCGGTCCTGGCCCTCGGGCCCGTGCCTGTGGTGGAGTATGCAACACCGGGGACGGAAGAGCTGGCGCAAGCGCTGGGTCGGTACCTGCACCAAGCCGACGCCTTTCTCCTTGCCAATCACGGGGTGGTGACGGTAGGTCAGAATCTTCTGGAGACTTTCTGGAAGCTGGAGCGCCTGGAGCACTTCGCTCAGATCAGCTTCATCGCCCGCCTGCTGGGAGGCGAACGCCTGCTGAGCCGCGAGGAAGTGGAAAAGCTGAATCGCCTGCGGGAGCGTCTCGGAGTCCGGCGCGCCGTGGACACCTCCCCAACCGCCTGA
- the serS gene encoding serine--tRNA ligase: protein MLDLRFIRENPDLVRKAIEWKREKADLDRLLELDNERRSLLAEAEQLKHERNRVSEEIARKKKQGMDPESDILRMRQVAERIKALDSRLQEIEAGMQEILIRIPNIPHPTVPVGKDERDNVEVRRWGEIPEMDFEPKPHWELAEKLGLVDFGRASKISGSFFVSFRGMGARLERALINFMIDLHVQKHGYTEIWPPALVRRETMFGTGQLPKLEEDMYRVEQDDLFLIPTAEVPVTNLHRDEILDGELLPLKYVAYTPCFRREAGSYGRETRGLVRIHQFDKVELVKFVEPSTSYDELESLVRDAEEVLQLLKLPYRVVKLCTGELSFAAAMCYDLEVWAPGVKRYLEVSSCSNFEDFQARRANIRYRPKEGGKAQFVHTLNGSGLALPRTVIAILENYQTDEGTVIVPEVLRDYVGTDVLR from the coding sequence ATGCTCGATCTTCGCTTCATCCGAGAGAATCCGGACCTTGTGCGGAAAGCCATCGAGTGGAAACGGGAAAAAGCCGATCTCGATCGCCTCCTGGAGCTCGACAACGAGAGGCGTTCCCTCCTCGCCGAGGCGGAGCAGTTGAAGCACGAGCGAAACCGGGTGTCGGAAGAGATCGCCCGCAAGAAGAAGCAAGGGATGGATCCCGAGAGCGACATCCTCCGGATGCGGCAGGTCGCCGAGCGAATTAAGGCTCTGGACAGCCGGCTCCAGGAGATCGAAGCAGGGATGCAGGAGATCCTCATCCGGATCCCCAACATCCCCCACCCCACTGTGCCTGTGGGGAAGGACGAGCGCGACAATGTGGAGGTCCGCCGGTGGGGGGAGATCCCCGAGATGGACTTTGAGCCCAAGCCGCACTGGGAGCTGGCAGAGAAGCTGGGCCTGGTCGATTTCGGCCGCGCCTCGAAGATCAGCGGCTCGTTTTTCGTGAGCTTTCGTGGCATGGGCGCCAGGCTGGAACGCGCCCTCATCAACTTCATGATCGATCTGCACGTCCAGAAACACGGCTACACGGAGATCTGGCCCCCCGCCCTCGTGCGCCGCGAGACCATGTTCGGGACCGGACAGCTTCCCAAGCTGGAGGAGGACATGTACCGCGTGGAACAGGATGACCTCTTCCTGATCCCCACGGCGGAGGTCCCGGTCACCAATTTGCACCGGGATGAAATCCTCGACGGCGAGCTTCTTCCGCTCAAGTACGTAGCCTACACGCCCTGTTTCCGGCGCGAGGCGGGCAGTTACGGTCGTGAGACGAGGGGACTGGTGCGCATCCATCAGTTCGACAAAGTGGAGCTGGTGAAGTTTGTGGAGCCCTCGACCTCCTACGATGAGCTTGAGTCCCTGGTGCGCGACGCGGAGGAGGTCCTCCAGCTGCTAAAGCTGCCGTACCGCGTCGTGAAGCTGTGCACGGGTGAGCTGAGCTTCGCCGCTGCAATGTGCTACGATCTGGAGGTCTGGGCCCCGGGGGTCAAAAGGTACCTGGAGGTGTCGAGCTGCAGCAACTTCGAGGATTTCCAGGCTCGGCGCGCCAACATCCGTTACCGCCCCAAAGAAGGGGGGAAAGCCCAGTTTGTGCACACGTTGAATGGGTCGGGTCTGGCCCTGCCCCGCACCGTGATCGCCATCCTTGAAAACTACCAGACCGATGAGGGGACGGTTATTGTGCCCGAGGTGCTGCGCGACTACGTGGGCACCGATGTGCTGCGCTAA
- a CDS encoding undecaprenyl-phosphate glucose phosphotransferase, with product MPKRISRAVTFVVDFLAIHAAFLTWAAVRQEMGFFAGFGLGHRLLISSLIWLYWVSLLLFYGLYRGWHAQSRLDEFVALLKAISVGVGLIFVATLDLERDLQTPITLSRVLIVTYWALLILFVGTGRMALRTVQRKLLERGIGLRRTVVVGVNEKARELARRLGEFPALGYRVIGFVQTTPGPHKRQSVEEFPVLGHLRKLPQIIRQHQVEEIVVALEEDERRQLVEILDQCDGLPVGVKIQPDLYDIVLGQARTNQLYGVPLIEVMPRLMPPWEERIKRLMDIVVSLVVLVAGIPLWILVALAIKLDSPGPVLFKQKRVGKDGKIFTIYKFRSMIEGAEKMTGPKWAEEDDPRITRVGKILRKLRIDEFPQLINVLAGDMSLVGPRPERPYFVRRLKHQIPLYTRRLRVKPGITGWAQVKGHYDTSIEDVRKKLEYDLFYIENMSLRMDFKILLTTIYVALAGKGR from the coding sequence ATGCCTAAACGAATTTCAAGAGCGGTCACTTTTGTTGTGGATTTCCTGGCGATTCACGCCGCGTTCCTTACGTGGGCGGCCGTCCGCCAGGAGATGGGGTTCTTCGCCGGCTTTGGCCTCGGCCATCGACTGCTGATCTCGTCCCTGATCTGGCTTTACTGGGTGTCGTTGTTGCTATTCTACGGCCTCTACCGCGGCTGGCATGCCCAGTCACGGCTGGACGAATTCGTGGCCTTGTTGAAGGCCATTTCGGTGGGCGTGGGGTTGATTTTTGTCGCCACCCTCGACCTCGAGAGGGATTTGCAGACCCCGATTACGCTGAGCCGTGTGCTGATCGTCACCTATTGGGCTCTCCTGATTCTTTTTGTAGGCACGGGCCGCATGGCCCTGCGCACGGTGCAGCGGAAATTGCTCGAGCGGGGCATCGGTCTGCGCCGGACGGTAGTCGTGGGGGTCAATGAAAAGGCGCGAGAGCTGGCCCGCCGGCTGGGGGAATTTCCCGCTCTCGGTTATCGGGTGATTGGGTTCGTCCAGACGACGCCCGGCCCCCACAAGAGGCAGAGCGTCGAGGAATTTCCTGTGTTGGGGCACCTCCGCAAGCTGCCGCAGATCATCCGGCAGCACCAAGTGGAAGAGATCGTGGTAGCGCTTGAGGAAGACGAGCGTAGGCAACTTGTCGAAATCCTCGACCAATGCGATGGCTTGCCTGTGGGCGTCAAGATTCAGCCGGATCTGTACGACATTGTGCTGGGCCAGGCTCGCACCAACCAGCTCTATGGGGTACCGCTGATCGAAGTGATGCCGCGCCTGATGCCGCCCTGGGAGGAGCGGATCAAGCGCCTGATGGACATTGTGGTCTCCTTGGTGGTTCTCGTGGCAGGGATCCCCCTCTGGATCCTGGTCGCTCTGGCCATCAAGCTGGATTCCCCTGGCCCCGTGCTCTTCAAGCAGAAGCGCGTCGGCAAAGACGGCAAGATCTTCACCATCTACAAGTTCCGCTCGATGATCGAAGGGGCGGAAAAGATGACGGGGCCCAAATGGGCGGAGGAGGACGATCCGCGCATCACCCGTGTGGGAAAGATTCTGCGTAAGCTGCGCATCGATGAGTTCCCGCAGCTAATCAACGTGCTGGCGGGGGACATGAGCCTCGTCGGCCCTAGGCCGGAACGGCCGTACTTCGTGCGAAGGCTCAAGCATCAGATTCCCCTATACACACGTCGCCTGCGCGTCAAACCCGGAATTACCGGATGGGCGCAGGTGAAAGGGCACTATGATACCTCCATCGAGGACGTGCGGAAGAAACTGGAGTACGATCTCTTCTACATCGAGAACATGTCGCTGCGCATGGACTTCAAGATCCTGCTGACGACCATCTACGTGGCTCTGGCAGGGAAGGGTAGGTAA
- a CDS encoding glycosyltransferase family 2 protein yields MSTVEKTDAETFLPKETVYRDRVAVVIPMYNERENIGRCLDSLLAQDYPQELIEIAVVNGMSTDGSRQVVEEYARRYSNIRIFDNPARLTPTSINVGIRNSHSDVVIILGSHTTVRPDFVRKNVEYLNEVDVPVVGGTQVNVGDTYMQQAIGLAMGSPFGITSAPYRYLRKPRFVDTVVYAAYRRWLFEQVGYFDESLPIAEDAEFNWRIRKAGHRIFFSPDIVSYYYPRKTLDRLAKQFFWYGVQRMNVVRKHPDAVKPLHVLPPVVLLTGSILTAASLFVGRVVPALWILAGAYAALNILASGAIARRAGWKYFPVLPVAFLTMHLAWASGAIVGFFYRKKPAGTAVPGQG; encoded by the coding sequence ATGAGCACGGTGGAGAAAACGGACGCGGAGACCTTTTTACCGAAGGAAACCGTCTACCGCGATCGCGTAGCCGTGGTTATCCCCATGTACAACGAGAGGGAGAATATAGGGCGCTGCCTGGACTCCCTTTTGGCTCAGGACTACCCGCAGGAACTAATCGAAATTGCGGTGGTCAATGGCATGTCCACCGATGGCAGCCGGCAGGTAGTCGAAGAATACGCCCGACGCTATTCGAACATCCGCATTTTCGATAATCCCGCTCGTCTCACGCCGACCAGCATCAACGTTGGGATTCGCAATTCGCACAGCGACGTGGTGATCATTCTGGGATCCCACACAACCGTTCGGCCCGATTTCGTACGCAAGAACGTCGAGTACCTAAACGAGGTGGATGTGCCAGTGGTAGGCGGCACGCAGGTCAACGTCGGGGATACGTACATGCAACAAGCCATTGGGCTCGCGATGGGATCCCCTTTCGGGATTACCAGCGCGCCGTACCGTTACCTGCGCAAACCGCGCTTTGTCGACACAGTTGTATACGCGGCATACCGCCGCTGGCTCTTTGAGCAAGTGGGCTACTTCGATGAGTCGTTGCCCATAGCCGAAGATGCGGAGTTCAACTGGCGGATCCGTAAGGCAGGCCACCGGATCTTTTTTTCTCCGGACATCGTGTCTTACTATTACCCAAGGAAGACGCTGGACCGATTGGCCAAGCAGTTTTTCTGGTACGGGGTCCAACGGATGAACGTCGTGCGCAAGCACCCGGACGCCGTGAAGCCTCTTCACGTCCTGCCACCTGTCGTTCTCCTTACAGGCTCCATACTGACGGCTGCCAGCCTTTTCGTCGGACGTGTCGTTCCGGCCCTGTGGATTCTCGCGGGCGCGTATGCTGCTCTCAATATCTTGGCCTCTGGGGCGATTGCGCGAAGGGCAGGTTGGAAATATTTCCCGGTACTGCCCGTTGCCTTCTTGACAATGCACTTGGCCTGGGCGAGCGGGGCTATAGTGGGCTTTTTCTACCGGAAGAAGCCGGCGGGAACGGCGGTTCCGGGGCAGGGCTGA
- a CDS encoding DegT/DnrJ/EryC1/StrS family aminotransferase, giving the protein MDVKVPFVDLRVQYRNLRAEIDSALARVLERCDFILGSEVENFERRFAEYLGVAHAVGVSSGLDALHLALRTLGIGPGDEVIIPANTFVATALAVSTVGARPVLVDCVRDTYNIDPDWIESAITPRTRAIIPVHLTGQAADMDAVLSIAAKYGLWVIEDAAQAHGTLYKGRKCGSLAPLGCFSFYPGKNLGAYGDAGLVATDNDAFAEKIRRLRNYGQRVKYEHIEKGMNCRLDTLQAAVLNVKLRYLDEWNRLRARHADAYRALLENVGDLRFQRVADFSTHIYHLFIVETEYRDALRQYLAQKGVQTGIHYPIPIHLLEAYRDLGYQEGDFPHTEYLAKHMLSLPMYPELTEEQIDYVALCVREFFNRMRSHGA; this is encoded by the coding sequence ATGGACGTCAAGGTGCCCTTCGTAGATCTCCGCGTTCAGTACAGGAATCTCCGAGCGGAAATTGATTCGGCGCTGGCTAGGGTTCTCGAGCGCTGCGATTTTATCCTCGGAAGCGAGGTGGAAAACTTCGAGCGCCGCTTCGCTGAGTACCTGGGCGTAGCCCACGCCGTCGGAGTAAGCAGCGGGCTGGACGCCCTGCACCTTGCTCTACGCACGCTTGGAATCGGACCAGGGGACGAGGTGATCATTCCTGCCAACACCTTTGTCGCGACCGCCCTTGCGGTAAGCACGGTTGGCGCTCGCCCCGTACTCGTAGATTGCGTTCGCGACACCTACAACATCGATCCTGATTGGATTGAGAGCGCCATCACTCCGCGCACTCGGGCCATCATTCCCGTACATCTCACGGGACAGGCAGCCGACATGGACGCGGTGCTATCCATTGCCGCGAAATACGGGCTTTGGGTAATTGAAGATGCTGCGCAGGCTCACGGCACTCTTTATAAGGGGCGCAAGTGCGGGTCCTTGGCCCCATTAGGTTGTTTCAGCTTTTACCCAGGCAAGAACCTGGGTGCCTACGGTGACGCTGGCCTCGTTGCCACCGATAACGACGCGTTTGCGGAGAAAATCCGGCGTCTTCGAAACTACGGTCAGCGCGTGAAGTACGAGCACATCGAAAAGGGTATGAACTGCCGTCTGGACACCCTTCAGGCGGCCGTGTTGAACGTGAAGCTTAGGTACCTCGACGAATGGAACCGACTGCGGGCCCGCCACGCCGACGCGTACCGGGCTCTCTTGGAGAACGTAGGGGATCTGCGCTTTCAGCGGGTGGCGGACTTCTCCACCCATATCTACCATCTGTTCATCGTCGAAACCGAATATCGAGACGCCCTCCGCCAGTATCTGGCCCAAAAAGGAGTTCAGACTGGGATCCACTACCCCATCCCGATCCATCTCCTCGAGGCCTATCGCGACCTTGGGTATCAGGAAGGGGACTTTCCCCACACCGAGTACCTAGCCAAACACATGCTCTCCTTACCCATGTATCCAGAACTGACAGAAGAGCAAATCGATTACGTGGCCCTATGTGTTCGCGAATTCTTCAACCGAATGAGAAGTCACGGAGCATGA
- a CDS encoding N-acetyltransferase: protein MNAYFKHPTALVETEDVGEGTRIWAMTHIMPGVHIGKFCNIGSHCFLESGVWIGDRVTIKNGNMLWEGVTIEDDAFIGPQVVFTNDLWPRSPRFPLAAARYETKGWLVPTHVGRGATLGAGAVILAGSDIGRFALVGAGSVVTRPVPAHALVFGNPARFRGWVCECAGKLSPEGSMWRCTRCGRIFEESDSGLRPVG, encoded by the coding sequence ATGAACGCCTATTTCAAACACCCGACGGCTTTGGTGGAGACTGAGGACGTGGGGGAGGGCACACGCATCTGGGCCATGACCCACATCATGCCCGGTGTCCACATTGGTAAGTTTTGCAACATTGGGAGCCATTGCTTCTTAGAGAGCGGCGTCTGGATCGGCGACCGGGTAACCATCAAGAACGGGAACATGCTCTGGGAGGGCGTCACGATAGAGGATGATGCTTTCATCGGGCCCCAGGTCGTGTTCACAAACGACCTTTGGCCTCGCTCGCCCCGCTTTCCTCTCGCCGCCGCCCGCTATGAGACGAAAGGGTGGCTCGTTCCTACGCACGTCGGCCGGGGAGCTACTTTGGGCGCGGGGGCCGTCATTCTCGCGGGGTCCGACATCGGGCGTTTTGCTCTGGTTGGTGCGGGATCCGTGGTCACGCGGCCCGTGCCCGCCCATGCCTTGGTATTCGGGAACCCTGCTCGGTTTCGCGGTTGGGTTTGCGAATGCGCCGGTAAGCTAAGCCCAGAAGGATCGATGTGGCGATGTACGCGGTGCGGGCGCATTTTCGAAGAAAGCGACTCTGGACTGCGGCCCGTTGGATAG
- a CDS encoding Gfo/Idh/MocA family oxidoreductase: MRDGKIGIAVIGCGHWGPNHIRIFRSLPEAEVLWAVDIDKTRRERVQTLFPGLAIAADPALALQDPKVDAVVVATPTKTHFELVRESLAAGKHVLCEKPLCTNKREGLELLRMAMAKGRLLMVGHVFLFNPGILKVKELVDAGEVGQLQYLSATRTNLGPIRNDVNAAYDLATHDVSIFNYLLGQKPELVSATGASFLQPGVEDVVFISLRYPGGIWANIRASWLDPKKVRQMTVVGTKKMVTWDDLELTSPVAVYDKGANAVQEYADYGEFLRITMWEGDVLLPKVQMQEPLKNQNQYFLECLRSGRVERSGPEFSLEVVEVLEAIEQSLRNHGSPVRIGQ; encoded by the coding sequence TTGCGCGATGGGAAAATCGGCATCGCGGTCATAGGGTGTGGCCATTGGGGGCCAAACCACATCCGTATCTTCCGTTCCTTACCTGAGGCGGAGGTGCTATGGGCGGTGGATATTGACAAGACTAGGAGGGAGCGAGTCCAAACTCTATTCCCTGGGCTCGCCATTGCAGCAGATCCCGCTTTGGCGCTCCAGGACCCCAAGGTCGACGCGGTCGTCGTTGCCACCCCGACAAAGACCCACTTTGAGCTGGTTCGCGAGAGTTTAGCTGCCGGCAAGCATGTGCTTTGTGAAAAGCCTCTCTGTACGAACAAGCGCGAGGGCTTGGAGCTTCTCCGCATGGCAATGGCCAAGGGGCGTTTACTGATGGTGGGTCACGTCTTTCTGTTCAATCCCGGTATCTTGAAGGTAAAGGAGCTGGTTGACGCTGGCGAGGTCGGTCAGCTTCAGTATCTTTCGGCCACGCGCACCAACCTCGGGCCTATTCGGAATGATGTGAATGCGGCCTATGACCTTGCGACCCACGATGTCTCAATTTTCAACTACCTCCTCGGGCAAAAGCCTGAGCTGGTTTCTGCCACAGGTGCTAGCTTCCTACAGCCCGGTGTGGAGGATGTGGTCTTTATCTCCCTCCGGTACCCAGGCGGCATTTGGGCGAACATCCGCGCCAGCTGGCTTGATCCTAAGAAGGTGCGACAGATGACCGTGGTGGGGACCAAGAAGATGGTGACCTGGGACGATCTCGAGCTGACCAGCCCCGTGGCCGTCTACGACAAGGGTGCGAACGCCGTCCAAGAGTATGCGGATTACGGCGAGTTCCTAAGGATAACGATGTGGGAAGGCGATGTACTGCTCCCAAAGGTGCAGATGCAGGAACCTCTGAAGAACCAGAACCAATATTTCCTTGAATGCCTTCGCTCCGGCCGTGTGGAGCGCTCGGGTCCCGAGTTTTCCTTAGAAGTGGTCGAAGTGTTGGAAGCCATTGAACAATCTTTGCGTAACCATGGCTCTCCGGTGAGGATCGGCCAATGA